The following coding sequences are from one Methanohalophilus halophilus window:
- the pdxS gene encoding pyridoxal 5'-phosphate synthase lyase subunit PdxS — protein MELENLRHGTELIKRGFARMQKGGVIMDVTNPEQARIAEEAGAVAVMALQAVPADIRKAGGVARMADPEIVAQIIDTVTIPVMAKARIGHFVEAEILESLGADMVDESEVLTPADEMYHIDKTGFTVPFVCGARNLGEALRRINEGAAMIRTKGEAGTGDVREAVRHMKKIMGEVRELAGKDKEELIKVARDIEAPIELVLESADLQRLPVVNFAAGGVATPADAALMMRLGADGVFVGSGIFKAENPEMMAKAVVEAVNNYDNPEKLAEISRGIGSGMKGMSADTIPPEEALQTRGW, from the coding sequence ATGGAACTCGAAAACTTAAGGCACGGTACTGAACTCATTAAAAGAGGTTTTGCCAGAATGCAGAAAGGCGGGGTTATTATGGATGTAACCAACCCCGAGCAGGCTAGAATCGCCGAAGAAGCAGGGGCTGTGGCTGTAATGGCCCTGCAGGCAGTTCCGGCTGATATCCGTAAGGCCGGTGGAGTGGCCAGGATGGCAGATCCGGAAATCGTTGCGCAGATCATTGATACTGTAACAATTCCTGTAATGGCAAAGGCCAGGATCGGGCATTTTGTGGAAGCCGAAATCCTTGAATCCCTGGGAGCTGATATGGTCGATGAGTCTGAAGTCCTGACTCCTGCAGATGAAATGTATCATATTGATAAAACCGGTTTTACTGTTCCTTTTGTATGTGGTGCAAGAAATCTTGGTGAAGCCCTGAGACGTATCAATGAAGGTGCGGCAATGATACGTACCAAAGGTGAAGCAGGTACCGGGGATGTCCGTGAGGCAGTTCGCCACATGAAAAAGATCATGGGTGAAGTACGTGAACTTGCCGGTAAGGACAAAGAAGAACTCATTAAGGTTGCCCGTGACATCGAAGCACCCATAGAACTTGTTCTGGAGTCTGCAGACTTACAGCGTTTGCCTGTGGTAAACTTTGCAGCAGGTGGTGTTGCCACCCCCGCAGATGCTGCCCTAATGATGAGGCTGGGTGCAGATGGTGTATTCGTAGGCTCTGGAATTTTCAAGGCTGAAAATCCTGAAATGATGGCTAAAGCAGTTGTGGAAGCTGTTAACAATTATGACAACCCCGAAAAACTGGCAGAAATTTCCAGAGGAATTGGTTCCGGAATGAAGGGCATGAGTGCTGACACTATACCTCCTGAAGAAGCTCTGCAGACACGTGGCTGGTAA
- a CDS encoding sodium:solute symporter family protein — protein MISTPVLGVIVLVYLMIIFYLGMLGYKKTKEIDDYMVAGRHINPYILALSYGATFISTSAIIGFGGAAGALGMGLLWLAVMNIIVGILIAFVFFGSRTRRMGLRLKAVTFPELLGRRFQSRFIQGFSGALIGVFMPLYAGIVLIGGARFVETTLGINYDVAVLLLTVIVAAYVITGGLIAVMYTDALQGAFMFIGMLVLLALTYVKLGGITEAHQALTAMTPLVPDSLAAGGHLGWTAMPAFGSPIWWTLVSTLILGVGVGVLAQPQLAVRFMTVENDRALNRAVLVGGPFILMMTGVAFTVGSLSNAFFYKTEGLISVAVTGGNTDLIIPQYINDAMPETFVILFMLTLLAAAMSTLSSQYHTMGTSIGHDFYRQFVKRGDVGKTVNITRLGIATTILISVILAYILPISIIARATAIFFGLCAAAFLPMYAGALFWPRMTREGAIASLLVGTFASLFWLGFVHAKEAVPLGICKFIFGTDTLLTGTWTVVDPILVATPLAAVVAVTVSYMTKPTPTEHLEKCYGK, from the coding sequence ATGATAAGCACACCTGTCCTTGGTGTAATTGTCCTGGTCTACCTTATGATAATTTTTTATCTGGGAATGCTTGGATACAAAAAAACAAAGGAAATTGACGATTATATGGTCGCCGGCAGGCACATCAATCCTTATATACTTGCCCTTTCCTATGGTGCCACATTTATCAGTACCTCGGCAATCATTGGTTTTGGCGGGGCTGCCGGTGCACTGGGAATGGGATTGCTCTGGCTTGCTGTAATGAACATCATTGTCGGAATTCTCATCGCATTTGTGTTTTTCGGATCCAGAACACGCCGTATGGGATTAAGACTTAAGGCGGTTACATTTCCTGAATTACTGGGACGCAGATTCCAGTCACGTTTCATACAGGGTTTCTCGGGTGCCCTCATTGGAGTATTTATGCCCCTTTATGCAGGAATCGTCCTAATTGGAGGAGCCCGTTTTGTTGAAACCACACTCGGCATTAATTATGATGTTGCAGTCCTTTTACTTACGGTAATTGTTGCAGCATACGTTATCACCGGGGGATTGATAGCAGTTATGTATACAGATGCCCTTCAGGGAGCATTCATGTTTATAGGAATGCTGGTCCTGCTTGCACTTACATACGTCAAACTGGGAGGAATCACTGAAGCACACCAAGCACTCACAGCAATGACACCCCTGGTTCCTGATTCACTTGCAGCGGGGGGACATCTGGGATGGACGGCAATGCCCGCCTTCGGCTCGCCTATATGGTGGACACTGGTATCTACCCTGATACTTGGAGTTGGTGTTGGTGTACTTGCCCAACCTCAACTGGCTGTTAGATTCATGACTGTGGAAAATGACAGGGCATTGAACAGGGCAGTCCTTGTGGGCGGCCCATTCATTTTAATGATGACAGGAGTTGCCTTTACAGTAGGTTCTCTTTCCAATGCTTTCTTTTACAAAACAGAAGGGTTGATATCCGTAGCTGTAACGGGAGGCAATACCGACCTGATAATCCCACAATATATCAACGATGCAATGCCTGAAACTTTTGTTATCCTATTCATGTTAACCTTACTGGCAGCCGCCATGTCGACATTAAGTTCCCAATACCATACAATGGGAACATCAATAGGACATGATTTCTATCGCCAGTTTGTTAAGAGAGGAGATGTGGGCAAAACAGTCAATATTACAAGATTGGGAATTGCAACGACCATTCTGATAAGTGTGATATTGGCTTACATCCTGCCTATAAGTATAATCGCCCGTGCCACAGCAATCTTTTTTGGATTATGTGCAGCGGCCTTTTTGCCGATGTATGCAGGAGCTTTATTCTGGCCACGTATGACAAGAGAGGGAGCAATTGCAAGCCTATTAGTTGGAACCTTTGCAAGCTTGTTCTGGCTGGGTTTTGTTCATGCAAAAGAAGCAGTCCCGCTGGGAATCTGCAAATTCATATTCGGAACGGATACTCTCCTGACCGGCACCTGGACCGTTGTGGACCCAATTCTCGTTGCAACCCCCCTTGCAGCAGTAGTAGCCGTTACTGTCAGTTATATGACAAAGCCGACACCTACAGAACATCTGGAAAAATGTTACGGGAAATAA
- a CDS encoding symporter small accessory protein, producing the protein MLGIEDPQIWIAYILCIAGAISCMIYGIIKWNDGEETEVCS; encoded by the coding sequence ATGCTTGGAATAGAAGACCCCCAAATATGGATAGCATACATCCTGTGTATAGCAGGTGCGATAAGCTGCATGATATACGGTATAATAAAATGGAATGACGGCGAGGAAACAGAGGTATGCTCATGA